In a genomic window of Salegentibacter salegens:
- the tatC gene encoding twin-arginine translocase subunit TatC, translating into MKQIGTPEPEMSFLDHLEDLRWHLIKAVIAIVVAGSIAFFLKGFIFDVLLFGPSRGDFFSYDILCRISTSLGMDAGFCFDEMPFRIQSRTMGGQFSAHVWTSITAGFIIAFPYVIYQFWQFVAPAMHDNERKHAKGFIFITSLLFFIGVIFGYYVVTPLSINFLGKYQVSEAVFNDFDLGSYIGLVRASVLASGLIFELPIVIYFLTRVGVVTPQFLKKYRKYALVIVLILSAIITPPDIVSQIIVAIPVLILYEVSIIISKVIYKQEQRKINKR; encoded by the coding sequence ATGAAGCAAATTGGCACCCCTGAACCAGAGATGTCCTTTTTGGACCACTTAGAAGATTTAAGATGGCACTTAATAAAGGCGGTTATCGCAATAGTTGTTGCCGGTTCCATAGCCTTTTTTTTAAAAGGCTTCATCTTTGACGTATTACTTTTTGGCCCGAGTAGAGGCGATTTTTTCTCGTATGATATTCTCTGTAGAATTTCCACTTCGCTGGGAATGGATGCCGGATTTTGTTTTGACGAGATGCCGTTTAGAATTCAAAGTAGAACAATGGGTGGACAATTTTCTGCTCACGTCTGGACCTCCATAACGGCCGGTTTTATAATTGCATTTCCTTACGTAATTTACCAGTTCTGGCAATTTGTGGCTCCCGCAATGCACGATAACGAGCGTAAACACGCAAAAGGATTTATTTTTATAACCTCACTCCTGTTTTTTATTGGGGTAATTTTTGGTTATTACGTTGTAACACCTTTATCCATAAATTTCCTTGGAAAATATCAGGTAAGTGAAGCAGTTTTTAATGATTTTGACCTGGGTAGTTATATAGGTTTGGTTAGAGCTTCAGTGCTAGCCAGCGGACTTATTTTTGAATTGCCCATCGTTATTTATTTCCTTACCAGGGTTGGTGTAGTAACTCCGCAATTCTTAAAGAAATATAGAAAATACGCCTTAGTGATTGTACTGATTCTTTCAGCTATAATAACACCTCCGGATATTGTTAGCCAGATTATTGTGGCTATTCCGGTATTGATACTTTATGAAGTAAGTATTATTATTTCAAAAGTGATCTATAAACAAGAACAAAGAAAAATTAATAAAAGATAG
- a CDS encoding CDP-alcohol phosphatidyltransferase family protein — translation MSIKRHIPNLITLLNLLCGTIAVMFAVQGNLIMAAIFVAGGIFFDFFDGLAARSLKVSSDIGLQLDSLADVVTSGVVPGIVMYQLLDNALPGNSGVENTGWEVNPGWWDWNFNTIALIGLLISLASAYRLAKFNVDDRQTDSFIGVPTPANALLILSFPLILNYQPESFLTGLILNEWFLIAITLISCYLLNAEIKLFALKFKNWGFADNKLRYFFLLLCLVLILVFQFVAVPLIIFSYVVLSVVFPKKEEVENVH, via the coding sequence ATGAGTATAAAAAGACATATTCCGAATTTAATTACACTTTTAAACCTTCTCTGCGGGACCATCGCGGTAATGTTTGCAGTGCAGGGTAATCTCATTATGGCCGCAATTTTTGTAGCCGGCGGAATTTTCTTCGATTTTTTTGATGGACTTGCCGCCAGAAGCCTAAAAGTCTCCAGTGATATTGGGTTACAACTCGATTCTTTGGCTGATGTGGTAACTAGTGGCGTAGTGCCTGGAATTGTGATGTATCAATTGCTGGATAATGCACTACCCGGAAATTCGGGAGTAGAAAATACTGGCTGGGAAGTTAATCCCGGTTGGTGGGATTGGAATTTCAATACCATTGCTTTAATTGGCTTGCTTATTAGCTTAGCCTCGGCTTATAGATTGGCAAAATTTAATGTAGACGATCGCCAAACCGACTCTTTTATAGGTGTTCCTACTCCTGCAAATGCATTGCTAATTTTGAGTTTTCCGCTTATTTTAAACTATCAACCAGAAAGTTTCTTAACCGGTTTAATTTTAAATGAATGGTTTCTAATTGCAATCACGCTAATAAGTTGTTATCTCTTAAATGCCGAAATAAAACTTTTTGCCTTGAAATTTAAGAATTGGGGTTTTGCCGATAATAAATTACGCTATTTCTTTCTTTTATTATGTTTGGTATTAATCCTGGTGTTTCAGTTTGTAGCTGTGCCCCTTATTATTTTTTCTTATGTGGTTTTATCGGTAGTTTTTCCGAAGAAAGAGGAAGTAGAGAATGTGCATTAA
- a CDS encoding KpsF/GutQ family sugar-phosphate isomerase, which translates to MKLKEKILIAAKETISIEAKAIANLENFIDSEFAEAVEKIYEAKGRVIVTGIGKSAVIATKIVATLNSTGTPAIFMHAADAIHGDLGTIQKDDVVICISKSGNSPEIKVLVPYIKDFNNLLIGITADKESFLGREADFVLNSYVEKEACPNNLAPTTSTTAQMVMGDALAICLLKLKGFSRKDFAKYHPGGSLGKKLYLRVSDITAQNMKPQVAPETSVTDAIIEISEKMLGVTAVIENNAIIGIITDGDIRRMLKNNTEFKNLTARDIMSPSPKTIDQDSLAVDALEMLEENKISQLLALENQTYAGVVHLHNLIREGIL; encoded by the coding sequence TTGAAACTGAAGGAAAAAATTCTTATTGCTGCAAAAGAAACGATTTCCATTGAGGCCAAAGCGATTGCAAACCTGGAAAATTTTATTGATAGTGAGTTTGCTGAAGCCGTAGAAAAAATTTACGAAGCAAAAGGAAGGGTAATTGTTACCGGCATTGGAAAAAGCGCCGTTATTGCCACAAAAATTGTAGCTACGCTAAATTCTACAGGTACTCCCGCAATTTTTATGCATGCTGCAGATGCTATTCACGGCGACCTTGGGACCATACAAAAAGACGATGTTGTAATTTGTATTTCCAAAAGCGGCAATAGTCCCGAAATAAAGGTTTTAGTACCTTATATTAAAGATTTTAATAATCTCTTAATAGGCATTACAGCTGACAAAGAATCTTTCCTGGGAAGAGAAGCCGATTTTGTATTGAATTCTTATGTTGAAAAGGAAGCCTGTCCCAATAATTTAGCGCCAACAACAAGTACTACCGCACAAATGGTGATGGGAGATGCTTTGGCCATTTGTCTTTTAAAATTAAAAGGATTTTCACGAAAAGATTTCGCAAAATATCATCCCGGTGGTTCTCTTGGTAAAAAACTTTACCTAAGAGTGAGCGATATTACCGCTCAAAATATGAAACCACAGGTTGCTCCAGAAACTTCGGTTACAGACGCGATTATTGAGATTTCAGAAAAAATGCTTGGAGTAACTGCAGTAATTGAAAATAATGCGATTATAGGTATTATCACCGATGGAGATATTAGGCGAATGCTTAAAAATAATACCGAATTTAAAAATCTTACAGCAAGAGATATTATGAGTCCCAGCCCAAAAACAATAGACCAGGACTCCCTGGCGGTAGACGCTTTAGAAATGCTGGAAGAAAATAAAATCTCCCAGTTACTGGCATTGGAAAACCAAACCTATGCGGGTGTAGTACATTTACATAACCTAATTCGAGAAGGAATTTTATAA
- the lnt gene encoding apolipoprotein N-acyltransferase, translating into MKNLLYAISSGVLLALAWPTYGFPLLLFFAFVPLLYAEFKVRNSEKKYIKWKVFAMAYLSFFLWNLITTYWLYFSTAFGGAFAVLVNSLLMALVFLLYHIVAKRTGFSAASAFLVSIWMVFEKLHLAWEFSWPWLNLGNAFSEFQNWVQWYEYTGTFGGTLWVWLVNIACFKAVLLYKEFKDKDFIYRGIFKIAVLILIPIGISYFLLSQIEEKGETMEVVILQPNINPYIEKYNTNDTRIGELLLKLSEEKVNENTKLILAPETVFADGTVLPNFEQSEAAFFSRQLINRYPQTNFLSGISFYERFRDPAKVREQSNQLGPNDWYDDYNSAFLMNSEDIPQLYHKSKLVVGVENFPYQEILKPILGDVMIDLGGTVAMKTTQEDREAFALNNNSATGPIICYESVYGEYVTGYIENGADFLSIITNDAWWGNSQGHKQHLSYAKLRAIETRRDVVRSANTGISAFINQKGEITKSLGYEKQGSIKANIHLNSEKTFYVEYGDYLARVAQFLALFIFLFAIVKYKRNRPS; encoded by the coding sequence ATGAAAAACCTTCTTTATGCAATTTCAAGCGGAGTTTTATTAGCACTTGCCTGGCCAACTTATGGTTTTCCTTTGCTTTTATTTTTTGCCTTTGTGCCGCTACTCTATGCAGAATTTAAAGTTAGAAATTCTGAAAAAAAATATATAAAATGGAAGGTTTTTGCAATGGCTTATTTAAGCTTTTTTCTCTGGAACCTCATCACTACTTACTGGCTCTATTTTTCTACCGCATTTGGTGGTGCTTTTGCCGTCCTGGTAAATTCCCTGTTAATGGCGCTGGTATTTTTGCTTTATCATATTGTAGCAAAACGCACCGGATTTAGCGCTGCATCGGCATTTTTGGTTAGTATTTGGATGGTTTTTGAAAAACTGCATCTCGCCTGGGAATTTTCCTGGCCCTGGTTAAACCTGGGAAATGCTTTTTCTGAATTCCAAAACTGGGTGCAGTGGTACGAATATACCGGCACATTTGGTGGCACACTTTGGGTTTGGCTTGTCAACATTGCTTGTTTTAAAGCCGTATTGCTTTACAAAGAATTCAAGGATAAAGATTTTATTTACCGCGGCATCTTCAAAATCGCAGTATTGATTTTAATTCCGATTGGAATTTCCTATTTCCTGTTAAGCCAAATTGAGGAAAAAGGAGAAACGATGGAAGTGGTAATCCTGCAACCCAACATTAATCCGTATATCGAAAAATATAACACCAACGATACCCGAATTGGAGAATTATTACTGAAACTAAGTGAAGAGAAAGTCAATGAAAATACTAAGCTTATTCTAGCTCCTGAAACCGTTTTTGCCGATGGAACCGTGCTTCCAAATTTTGAACAATCTGAAGCGGCTTTTTTCTCAAGGCAATTAATAAATCGATATCCCCAAACTAATTTTCTTAGTGGGATTTCTTTTTATGAAAGATTCCGGGATCCTGCAAAAGTTCGGGAACAAAGCAATCAATTAGGGCCAAACGATTGGTACGACGATTATAATTCGGCATTTTTAATGAATTCGGAAGATATTCCGCAGCTTTATCATAAATCTAAACTCGTGGTTGGCGTAGAGAACTTTCCTTACCAGGAAATCCTGAAACCTATTTTAGGTGATGTTATGATAGATCTTGGTGGCACCGTAGCGATGAAAACCACACAGGAAGACCGGGAAGCTTTTGCTCTAAATAATAATTCGGCTACAGGCCCAATAATTTGTTACGAATCTGTTTATGGAGAGTATGTAACCGGTTATATAGAAAACGGCGCTGATTTTCTTAGTATTATCACCAATGATGCCTGGTGGGGAAATTCCCAGGGCCATAAGCAGCATCTTAGTTATGCTAAATTACGTGCAATAGAAACCCGACGCGATGTAGTGCGAAGTGCAAATACTGGAATCTCAGCATTTATCAATCAAAAAGGAGAAATTACAAAAAGTCTGGGTTATGAGAAACAAGGCAGCATCAAGGCTAATATTCACCTTAATTCAGAAAAAACTTTCTACGTAGAATATGGAGATTATTTAGCGAGAGTAGCCCAATTTCTGGCTTTATTTATTTTCCTCTTCGCAATAGTGAAGTATAAACGAAACAGGCCTTCATAA
- a CDS encoding carboxymuconolactone decarboxylase family protein, which translates to MINKVDEFNAYRQQMNDKILGENNKVLKRIFNLDTNAFAEGAVDKKTKELLGLVASLVLRCDDCVKYHLESSFKEGLSREQVMETLSIGTLIGGTIVIPHLRRAHEYWEALENANE; encoded by the coding sequence ATGATCAACAAAGTTGACGAATTCAATGCTTACCGTCAGCAGATGAACGATAAAATTCTTGGTGAGAACAATAAAGTTCTCAAAAGGATTTTTAATTTAGATACCAACGCCTTTGCAGAAGGTGCTGTAGATAAGAAAACCAAAGAATTACTTGGGTTAGTAGCCTCGCTGGTTTTACGTTGTGACGATTGTGTAAAATACCATTTAGAATCCAGTTTTAAAGAAGGTTTAAGCCGGGAACAGGTTATGGAAACGCTAAGTATTGGCACTTTAATTGGCGGAACTATCGTAATCCCTCACCTTCGCCGTGCCCACGAATACTGGGAAGCTTTAGAGAATGCCAACGAATAG
- a CDS encoding exopolysaccharide biosynthesis polyprenyl glycosylphosphotransferase, protein MSQRPLVHFEISERKVLLRLLDSLCILTCLSLIGIIFDFDYFRITSQNWYWTLVLLLYFNLFASIFELYDLQKASNFDSVLQNSMLSSGATVLFYMLTPFLTPSLPENRLQILFFFLAILIPLLLWRLVYITLISSPRFYKRVLVVGNSFDINLISSDLQKSDPNYVVVGYIKTEDRISSEIDEDKLIRFEVKDLTEAIKEHHINEIVVASGYKEGLMLALYNQLSVLLKAGFPIKDYTQVYEEITQRIPVQHVDKDFYRYFPFSRSNQNKFYQFFFRIFDIIIALIGLTFLILMLPIILIANFLGNRGSLFYRQERIGKYGEVFRILKLRTMVKDAEPNGPQYAQKNDLRTTRFGKFLRRSRLDEIPQFYNVLKGEMSLIGPRPERPVFVRELSEVIPFYETRHVVKPGLTGWAQVKADYGNCHTDSLVKLQYDLYYIKHRGIFLDLNIILKTLSTVIFFRGQ, encoded by the coding sequence ATGTCCCAACGGCCACTTGTACATTTTGAAATCTCTGAGCGCAAGGTATTACTGCGTTTATTAGACTCGCTTTGTATTTTAACCTGCCTTAGCCTGATAGGAATTATCTTTGATTTCGATTATTTTAGAATAACTTCCCAAAACTGGTATTGGACACTGGTATTACTTCTCTATTTTAACCTTTTTGCCAGTATTTTTGAACTCTATGATCTTCAAAAAGCTTCAAATTTTGACAGTGTTTTACAAAATTCGATGTTAAGCTCCGGGGCTACAGTTTTATTTTATATGCTGACGCCTTTTTTAACACCCAGTCTGCCCGAAAATCGGTTGCAAATTCTCTTTTTCTTTCTTGCTATTTTAATTCCGCTGCTTTTATGGCGTCTTGTGTATATCACTTTAATTTCTTCCCCGAGATTTTATAAAAGGGTTTTGGTGGTAGGGAATTCTTTTGATATAAACCTTATTAGTTCCGATCTTCAAAAATCAGATCCCAATTATGTGGTGGTGGGTTATATTAAAACCGAAGACCGTATTTCTTCAGAAATAGATGAAGATAAGCTAATTAGGTTTGAGGTTAAAGACCTTACGGAAGCTATTAAAGAGCACCATATAAACGAAATTGTGGTGGCGAGTGGTTACAAAGAAGGTTTGATGCTGGCTCTCTACAATCAACTTAGTGTGTTGCTGAAAGCAGGTTTTCCTATTAAAGATTATACCCAGGTTTATGAGGAAATTACCCAGCGAATTCCCGTGCAGCACGTAGATAAAGATTTTTACCGATATTTTCCTTTTAGCCGAAGCAATCAGAATAAATTTTATCAATTTTTCTTTAGAATATTTGATATTATTATCGCGTTAATAGGATTGACTTTTTTGATACTAATGCTGCCTATTATTTTAATAGCCAACTTCCTTGGCAACCGTGGTTCCCTTTTTTACCGGCAGGAAAGAATTGGTAAGTATGGAGAAGTTTTTAGGATTTTAAAATTGAGGACTATGGTAAAAGATGCTGAGCCCAATGGCCCTCAATATGCCCAAAAGAACGATTTACGTACTACTCGCTTCGGAAAGTTTTTGAGAAGGTCCCGTCTCGATGAAATCCCGCAGTTTTATAATGTTTTAAAAGGTGAAATGAGCCTGATAGGGCCAAGACCGGAAAGGCCGGTTTTTGTCCGTGAATTATCTGAGGTGATTCCCTTTTACGAAACACGACACGTGGTAAAACCAGGTTTAACCGGTTGGGCGCAAGTAAAAGCAGATTATGGGAATTGCCATACCGATAGCCTGGTAAAACTTCAGTATGATCTCTATTACATAAAACACCGAGGAATTTTCCTTGACCTGAATATTATCCTGAAAACTCTAAGCACCGTTATTTTCTTTCGAGGGCAATAG
- a CDS encoding glycosyltransferase family 4 protein gives MKKLLYIGNELEDRGGAPTSIDQLSPLLRNEGFEVKTSSSHKNQALRLSEMLTSIIKNKSWTNYVLIDTYSTRNFWYAVLTAQLCENLQLDYILLLHGGGLPRRLKKNPQLSASLFKNAKLNIVPSRYLFEVFQQAGFTNLKYIPNSIFLQDYPFKLRKNLKPKLFWVRAFAEIYNPMLAIKVLEALLIDYPDAELCMVGPEKDKSYKECVNYAEKNKLPVKFTGKLTKSEWTALSKDYDIFLNTTNVDNTPVSLIEAMALGFPIVSTNVGGIPYLLQNKKTGLLVPLNEKTAMLNAIKELLQNPNLAESLSQNARRQAENFDWEIVKKDWKEILR, from the coding sequence ATGAAAAAACTGCTTTATATTGGCAATGAATTGGAAGATCGGGGCGGGGCGCCCACATCTATAGATCAATTATCACCCTTATTGAGAAATGAAGGTTTTGAGGTGAAAACATCTTCCTCTCATAAAAACCAGGCGTTGAGGTTATCTGAAATGCTAACTTCTATAATTAAGAATAAATCCTGGACAAATTATGTGTTGATAGATACATATAGCACAAGAAATTTCTGGTATGCAGTGCTAACGGCCCAACTTTGTGAAAATTTACAACTTGATTATATTCTACTACTTCACGGTGGTGGTCTTCCCAGGAGATTAAAAAAAAATCCTCAGTTATCAGCCTCTTTATTTAAAAATGCTAAACTGAATATTGTGCCTTCACGCTATCTTTTTGAAGTATTTCAACAAGCAGGATTTACTAATTTAAAATACATTCCAAATTCTATTTTTCTGCAAGATTATCCATTTAAACTTAGAAAAAATTTAAAACCAAAACTGTTTTGGGTACGTGCTTTTGCTGAAATCTACAACCCAATGCTTGCGATAAAAGTTCTGGAAGCTTTATTAATTGATTATCCCGATGCCGAACTTTGTATGGTTGGTCCGGAAAAAGATAAATCTTATAAGGAATGCGTGAATTACGCCGAAAAAAATAAGTTGCCGGTTAAATTCACAGGGAAATTGACTAAATCTGAATGGACCGCCCTTTCAAAAGATTACGACATTTTTCTTAACACAACCAATGTAGATAACACCCCGGTAAGTTTAATAGAAGCAATGGCTCTGGGTTTCCCAATTGTCTCTACAAATGTTGGCGGAATTCCTTATTTACTTCAGAATAAGAAAACAGGTTTGTTGGTGCCATTAAATGAAAAAACAGCAATGCTAAATGCAATTAAGGAACTTCTTCAAAATCCTAATTTAGCTGAAAGTTTAAGTCAAAACGCCCGACGCCAGGCAGAGAATTTCGATTGGGAGATAGTAAAGAAGGATTGGAAAGAAATTTTACGATAA
- the lptB gene encoding LPS export ABC transporter ATP-binding protein has translation MKLRAENLVKAYKGKEVVKGISLEVNQGEIVGLLGPNGAGKTTSFYMIVGLIKPNSGKIVLDQVNITKYPMYKRAQHGIGYLAQEASVFRKLSIEDNIMSVLELTDLSKEERHHKMETLIEEFGLSHIRKNRGDLLSGGERRRTEIARALATDPNFILLDEPFAGVDPVAVEDIQRIVAQLKDKNIGILITDHNVQETLAITDRTYLMFEGSILKHGQPEELAEDEMVRKVYLGQNFELRKKKLFR, from the coding sequence ATGAAATTACGCGCCGAGAATTTAGTTAAAGCCTATAAAGGAAAAGAAGTTGTAAAAGGAATTTCCCTGGAAGTAAACCAGGGAGAGATCGTTGGTTTATTGGGGCCAAATGGTGCCGGGAAAACCACTTCTTTTTATATGATTGTGGGACTTATTAAGCCAAATTCCGGGAAGATCGTTTTAGACCAAGTAAATATTACCAAGTACCCGATGTACAAAAGGGCTCAGCATGGTATTGGATATCTTGCCCAGGAAGCATCGGTTTTCAGAAAACTTAGTATTGAAGACAATATTATGAGCGTACTGGAACTCACCGATCTTTCTAAAGAAGAACGCCACCATAAAATGGAAACCCTTATAGAAGAATTTGGTTTAAGCCATATTCGCAAAAACCGTGGAGACCTTTTAAGTGGTGGGGAAAGAAGACGTACTGAAATTGCCCGCGCTCTAGCTACCGACCCCAATTTTATTCTTCTCGATGAACCTTTTGCCGGTGTAGATCCAGTAGCCGTAGAAGATATTCAAAGAATTGTAGCTCAGCTAAAAGATAAAAATATCGGAATTCTTATTACCGATCACAACGTACAGGAAACACTGGCCATTACCGATAGAACTTACCTAATGTTTGAAGGAAGTATCCTAAAACACGGTCAACCCGAAGAACTCGCTGAAGACGAAATGGTAAGAAAAGTTTACCTGGGACAGAATTTTGAGCTTAGAAAAAAGAAGTTGTTTAGGTAA